The stretch of DNA CCTCCGGGCTCTGGATTTATTTCTTCCCcccattttttttcctctctgATTTCCTTCTCCCCGATCTAGATACCTGTTCTTGCTTTCTTCTGTAGATGGCTACATCGAGCAATGATAGTGCatactgctgctggtggtgctagCGCAAGTGCTAGTGGGTAGTGTAGGATCTGCAGTCACGATTGATACAAAGGCTCACTGTGGGCTCATGTTAACATTACAGAGAAGCCTAAATACTGGCACGCGTATCTGTATCCGTGTAACTTAGCGTAGTACTATGGCTCTTTTCTAATTTTACGTCTTCATTAGATGAGGCTGTTGTACATCGAGTCTGGAATTAGACAATCCTTTAGAACAGGGTACACTTTGCTAGTGCTGCAGGTAGCTAGTGCTGCACGTTCAGGAAGAAGTGACGAGTAAGCGTTAAATTTTCGCTAATAATTTCAGAAGCCATTGTACCAGATGAACCTTGTGCTAGATTGTTCATATAAACTTCTGAATTTGCCAAGCATTTGAAGTTGAAGATCTAAGGCATGTTATTGTGTCATCTTTCTGAATTTTTTATCGTTTTGAAGCTCAAGACATATTCAGTACAGAACTTGCCATAACTTTTGAACTTTAGTTAATTTTGCCTTGGAACTTCTTATATACATTATAGTTTTTAATTCAAATGTTGCTCGATTGCTGTTAATTAGCCTGCTCAGCTGCTTTTGTCTTCAATAGAATCAGGAGCCTGCTGTCCTGTAAGCTCGTTAAAATGTTCTGCTGATTTGGAGACCATGTATACTTAGTTATGTATGTGCTTTTCTGTAAGGTTAGTTCAAATCAGCAGCATGCTGCTGTCCGTTACCGATGTTCCCAGCCAAACTCAGTAAAGGAACTGACTAACGTTCCCAAGGTAACCAAACAAAATCTAGGAATCGTTACTCAGTAACAGATAACAGGGGTAGCTGATGACAGTACGTTACCACCCCATTGGCTGAACCAAACACTATCCAAAATTGTGTTCTCCCTTTAGTTAGCTATTGATTCATTGCTGCATGCTGACCTCCCTACCCAATCCTTTGATCCGTAGTTTGATTAGACTATTCTTTTTTCGTTGCTGCCATACTGAGTTACTGACATTAGTTCTTGGTACCCAATTAAGGTGGGGTTGTagtttatttttcctttttcttaatTTCCATGCACTGTTAGGCTGTTACGTCTCTCCTGGATTTACGTAAACCTGCTGTTGCCATGGTTTGTTTGCTGTGGCAGTTAATTTTGAAGCAGCCCAGTTTGTTTCTGTTAGACAAACTGAGGAAGAGCATGCTTGCTGCTCCATCGATGGAAAATGATTCTTCTGGTGTCTCTCAATCGCGAGAGCATATGAGTCGCCTGTAGATAACTCATTTGTAGTTTTTGTATCAGGCTTTGATGATTGCTCCACAAGGATGAGATGACCTCCCGTCCAAAGCTGTCTGGTATTCAGAAGCAGGTCTTGGCACTGTACAGGGGATTCCTTCGGACAGCACGCCTAAAAGCTCCAGAAGAGCGGCGCAGGATCGAGTCTGTTGTCTCGGCAGAGTTCCGTGACAATGCACGGAATGTTGACCGTAGGAACTTTGTATACATAGAGTACTTGCTGAGGAGAGGGAAGAGACAGCTTGAACAGCTCAAGAATCCTGATATTACTGGACTTGCTACCCTTGAAGTAAAGAAATAAGGTACATAGTGTTTTACTAACCATGCATTTCTTTAAGTACTGTAAATGCTTATGAAATCTTGTTGTAGCTATAAAATATGAGAATTACCAGCCAGTTCTTCCCTTTAAAACAATGGTGAATCGGTGATAGTTATCTGCAAAGTACTTACCATTTTCCACTTGAAGTGTTCTTATAAACTAGCTATTTCTTTCCCTTAGAACAGTGCTGATAGCTATCCACAAAGTACTTATTTTCCACTTATGAATGTTGAAGCAGAAAGTGATCTTCTAAACTGTTAAGGAACTATGACCTGAAATCACGGTTTATTTAGAAAATGCTAAGATGGATTACTTGTACAGGATAACACAAACATGCCTTTTTTTTAATGGCTAATGACAAGAACCTGTGTTTTCATTCTATGTGTAAGTAtgtgacaagctgacagctatGTTCATGCTTCTCTCTAATCTGAAATGGGTTAAGGCAAAATCGGCTGCAGGACACCGTTAAAAGGTGTCTTTTGCCACAGACCACTAAAAAAGAGTGGCTTTGTTAGAAGACACTACAAAACCATGTACATTTGCTGGAAGACACCACACCCATTATTTTATTCAGCTTAATTCTAGAGCTACGGGAAAGACAACTTTGCCCCTGCTCTCCTCTTTTGTAGTCCCGATCTgtttcccctctctctccttgccTTTCTCGTTCACATTCCTTTTCACCCTCAAATCTGTGGCGAGTGGCATGACATATGGTGGTGGTCCATTGCAAGCGAGATGCAGTGGCTGAGGTGTTTCTAGTACTCGACGAAGGGTGCATTGGAACTCCGGGCTGGGAAGCGAGCGATGGAGCTCCAGGCAGGGCCGACGACACAGAGGCCTACTGGCATCGGTGAGTGTTGTGACCGCGTGTGGCATGCCAACAGAGCTCCCACTGGGCAGAGCAGCGGTGCTTGCTCAGCGGTGGTCCTGGTGAGTGGCAGTGGCCGTATTTTTTGCTGGTTCGCTGGCGGTGCTGCTGTAGTTCTGTGCTGCAGGCGAGTCTGCTATGACACACTGCTGGCTGCTCCGCCTGCTACGAGAATGGTGATGATATGGATTCAGCAAAAAAGTCATGACAGGCGCTGCTCTTATCCTTCTGATGTTCTGATGTTGTTCTCTCAGTGCCCATGGATAATCGTGATTCTTCCATGTCtttcttcttatttttcttACTGCAATATGACTTGATATGTGAAGGGTGTGAACGACTGGGCATGGAAGAGGTATACTTGTCCAGATTTAAGTGTTTTGAGTTGGAAACAGTATTATATAAGTTATAGTGTCTCTCAGCTAATTTACATGGTTTTGTAATGGCTTCCAGCAAAATCACTCTTTTTTAGTGGCTCATGGCAAAAGACACCTTTTAATGGTGTCCGGTAGGAAATTTTCCCAAGGGTTAATTCCATTGCTGTGCCTTCTGCCTTCTACTACTGTGCATACATCTAGAGTACCATAATTCGATAGCTTTATATGATTGTTATGATAATGATGATCATcgattattgttgttgttgttattttTATCTAGGTTAGTAACAATATATGGATgttcatcaattttttttcttctagcaCTTATTTGTCAGCATTTCTTTTGGAAATTTTCAGGCCCTCTTCATTGCCATAACTAAGCATAATGGGAGGATTTGGGAATCTCGAGAACATGCCATTGATGATGCCCAAAGAACATAAATATGACCAtacatcagagttttttttttcaggagtGACTTTCTGGGGTTCTTAATTAGCCTATGGGAACCTCAAGATAAATCTAGTAGTACCTATCTGGTTATTTTCAGATAGTAATATCAATTTTACTCTATTTTGGTGTTAACCAGACTTCACTGGGCTTATGTCATCCATGGATTCTGGTGCAATCATGGAATTTGTATGTTTATTGATTCGAACTATGTGCCTAGTTTAAAAAATGATGTTGAAATTCTGTGATGAATCAGTAAGATTATCCCTGGCTTTGATAACTTTAAAATTATATGATGAATAAGTACGATTGCCCCTGGCTTTGATACCTGATGTTTGGACATTTATGTTATCCGTCCCATGTCCaaataatttgctacagtgctATCCTGCTGGTCTTGTCTCCATCAGAAGTAGCCTAATGCCATATCTGACTAACCTTTTCCTTGATTTTTCCCTAATTATGTGATTTAGTCAATTTGTAAAGTTCATAAGAACAAAAAAATTTGGACGTTGCTTGTTACTTAGAAGCAGCTGAAGCATAGCAATTCTGAGGCAACAGCAGAAGAATATACGTGCTCTAGCCTCTATGTCATGAGTTTATGATATAACATAcaaggggtgtgtttagatgccccaacccccccccccccatacaaactttccatcacatctctatcacatcgaaacattaaatataacaaatgacccatgcatggaatactaaatgtaggtaaataaaaaaattaattgcatagttttgatgtacgttgcgagacgaatcttttgagcctagttaagtcatggtaggacaatatttaccacaaacaaatgaaaagtgctacagtgtccgatgtgactttttctcccacttttccagggatctaaacacagccaagatCTTCCAAACACATGGAAAAGAGAAGCTCATCTCTATCGTGAAACTGATTGATATGTACCTTAGTCACTTCTCGCCTGTTGTTAATGCTTGTTGCATTCTAGAATCCTGTTCCGCATATCATCTAAAGACTGAACAGTACTTCGAAGGTCTGACAGTGACTTTCCAAATCAGGTTCCGTTATTTGTTGTCATCTTATGTGCGAATGGTTCCTCTGTTCAGCCAGGATATTTCACTTCACTTGCGGATACTACGGTTGTCCAATCGAAATCGTTCTTTGTGAGTGTGTctaaccattttctttttttcctgagGAATAGGTTTATGCTTTTGAGTGACTGGAGATTATTGGTCTATTACATGATGGAATGCTTTGTCGCCCCTTGGAACCTCAGATTGGTGCTATTTTGATGTTGCAGATTGCAATGGCGAAATAGTCTTTTTCTTTTCAACATGACTTCCTGTCTGTTGGAACAAGATATGTATTGATTCATGCCCTGTCAATTTTTTGTCCTGTTAATGCTTGATACATTTACCTTATTGATGCCGTGTCGAATCTCCATTGCTGCTGGATATTAGATTTTGTTGTGCCCATCAGTTCCTGGTAGGAATGTCTCGGAGATAGAGAAGAAGTCACTGCTTTCTTTCGGAacaggaaaaagaataagaaaagaaGTCACTGCTTTCTTTCGGAACAGAAAAAGGTCCAACATTTTCGTGAAGATCCTGTGTGTCTAGACATCCCAAGTTCTTCAAATTCTCCTTTCTTTGGCTGCCTTTTTTAAGGCCTGGTCAATCATTTCACTATGGATGATGAGATGAGATGTGATGCATTGTGTATTGTGTAGGGCTTGAGCAGGGAAAGGTTCTTGTGTGATCCCCCTCTTGGCCTTATCTCAATCCATCTTTTATTTGCAGCCTTACAAAGTTTTTCGAAGGAAACACCTAGTGGACTACAACAAATACAAAGCCAGCAGCTCAGTAAAAAGTAGTTGAAGGAAGAAGCAACACTGCTCCATATGATAGTATCCTTGTGTGACCCTGAGTTTGGTCATATTCATCAAAGTAGTGCCAAAGAAACATGATTATTCACATTAAGCTTTTGTGGGTCACAGGTGGTGcaacaatgcaagcattgagcCTGACACAATCTTTTCCCTGTTGGAAAGATAGTGGGAAATTAGAGAACAACTGCTCCGATATGGGTGCATTTGACTGGGATCTGGtttatttttttaccatttAAATTATATTTTCCCCGCGGAATGCATTCTTCGGTTAATCAGAATCACTTTTATAAATTGTCCAAATCCGTTAGGTTTAATTCCTAAAGGACTGTGTGTGTGGGAGAGAGAAGGCCATAAGGGGATTCGAGTGAGTGACACCATTTTGGTTGACCTTGGACTATATTAATTTTCTTATTAATTGGACTGGTATTTGCTAGTACAAAAGACATGAATGGTTCTAGTTTCTTGTGGGTGTTAGAAACCAAATGCtatctctatttttatttacatgtcgtattaggtttgtcTTAAGTCAAACTTGACTAACCTtgaaaatatagcaacaactatactATTCAACATATGCACTGTCAATATATCCTTCATGGTAgattcaatgaaacaaatttggtattgtaattattattattattttaataaatttgatcaaagtttGCTAAATTTAACTTAAGACAAACCTAATACaacatataaataaaaatagagggagtatgAGATACTCCCATGCTACAGGAATACCTCTCTACATATGTCCGAAGGGTACCTGTTGTGTGGGGTGCGAGATACTCTATTATAATTTCCTTGTGGATAAGAAAACACGAAACAGATGTGTCTCCAGACCTATCCATAAGTGAATTACTCTAACATAGGGCCTGTTTGTTTCTGCTTTGCTTGGATTCTGAGCCAAATAAGTAGTTTAATCCCGCCAAACTGCTTGCATTTGTCGTGCGTTGCTCAGCCGCCGGCAACCGAATAAGCGAGAGTTACAACATGCAGCCTCAAAATCGCGAGAAGCGAGCTCCGCGCCGCTTAACGCTTATGCGCGCCACGCTTTTTTGGTATgc from Panicum virgatum strain AP13 chromosome 9K, P.virgatum_v5, whole genome shotgun sequence encodes:
- the LOC120650416 gene encoding succinate dehydrogenase assembly factor 1, mitochondrial; its protein translation is MTSRPKLSGIQKQVLALYRGFLRTARLKAPEERRRIESVVSAEFRDNARNVDRRNFVYIEYLLRRGKRQLEQLKNPDITGLATLEVKK